One Gimesia aquarii DNA segment encodes these proteins:
- a CDS encoding VCBS domain-containing protein yields MKSLKRLFGRKTARKVNRRLPFRVSRPIGYASHVERLEDRTLLASNILASLESSVNQPNDTTELTLNVGPGSSPTLGFEVRAAANSVFDPAAIRIFDANTNAVIPLELAENDHNGSTNSLALANLGPGEYRIEVTGQTSDTGGFVIDVFLPGDSDGSGSVSDTEYQHALAAMQQHLFGFNSVTAHLIVQQMGLDPSTNFYSEELDSDRDGDVDNDDLSLMTANRNIPAVQFELIGDQDPPQIIAGLQIDSGVSNSDGITNDLTILGNISDESLITQFKVGLDGAPLVDFVDIFSLISGGANGGSFTLTRSWIETNLNNGNSLEGGTHTLSFFAQDEHDNNNVDSFFDVTFELDVTDPTATGTPITNQNEDEDFGSLDLGPLTDFFNQNGGTALSFQVDSITNPIVTVDFSSGNLVLNSIQDAFGSTDIVILAMDLAGNSVLSNLFTVDVNPQNDAPVAIDDAFTTDEDTVLNGGTNVFAANPTTPDSDVENDPFTVTEVNGNAASVGNQITLTSGALLTLNSNGTFTYNPNGAFDNLADGQSDTDSFTYTIDDGTGSLITTDTATVTVTINGLNDDASIGGDNAGDMTEDEAGDSGTLTITDVDDGEDVFVTQSSTVGTHGTFSIDAAGNWTYTRTADLNALNAGDQVTDTFTVTSSDGTATEDVTITINGLNDDASIGGDNAGDMTEDEAGDSGTLTITDVDDGEDVFVTQSSTVGTHGTFSIDAAGNWTYTRTADLNALNAGDQVTDTFTVTSSDGTATEDVTITINGLNDDASIGGDNAGDMTEDEAGDSGTLTITDVDDGEDVFVTQSSTVGTHGTFSIDAAGNWTYTRTADLNALNAGDQVTDTFTVTSSDGTATEDVTITINGLNDPPVAEADAFTTDEDTSTGGDLFADNGSGVDSDPDSSASFTITEVNGVSGNVNSPIILASGATLTVNTDGTFTYDPSSSSQFNALAAGAQDTDSFAYTIDDGLSGTDTATVTITINGVNDPPVAEADAFTTDEDTSTGGDLFADNGSGVDSDPDNGASFTITEVNGVSGDVNNPIILGSGATLTVNANGTFTYDPSSSSQFNALADGEQDTDSFTYTIDDGLSGTDVATVTITINGVNDPVTAQDDAVTTSKNNTINIDVTADNGNGPDTDPDTNDILSVTHIADSSITTTPIITNVPFQLTSGALLTLNVDGTLTYDPNGQFNGLTLPTDTAEDTFTYTIDDGNGSTNTAIVTVTVTGSNELLMVVGAGLPDIERDGLTSEVINLDNFFNDADAGDTISYQVGATLVGGDPLPANFWANNISIENGNELHIDYSIFSDAQVRLPVEITVTATSSDTVSPDVSSTFTLTPDPQITAEVRLLTRSTASSGRDFVFFRAEAPLGPIPGAAQLQLTNNLQDLDFTIFLKDYVDLGTLDFDGTATPSDSTDDLGVVTIVDTTTFSTVFTIYNSALSNDGIVKDDAAFTLSGTWEGLSSEMVDKLYNGDLAVRLQTQGGSTSTVAGENISASPEAANVNLLPTTQTEFVNGENYVVEIWVSDQLAQSLAAQSGLESGIGGLQVDLEWDGNTVSELLAVFVSGEATAFGSTSGVTSTNGVTGVISNINAATFVPGIAKDGGYARLGYALFRANSIVTDADPAEFTISMTPGPNVDDDAISRSSSIDFSQISLVGASVTHVQAPAAPLHGTNGQDQGTSVDLIVVQEQTEIDSTGHAVALPKSDAWVDEWSSFWVEIYMETPDARAIAEALVDLNYNTEFFTATEIEFGSAFADNGNALIDDSTGIVTSLHATATFEGAGSQRTALLARVKFESLEQDDVTIDFEDKFIGPHDLGLSLSNVQVALTDGFHTYLTDDIIVGDSPETDLWAIAYDVNDDDAINFRDLMILASIYGDNVLDTNSPYVWALDADKSGTVNFKDLSFFATNYGVYKGGNQQVAYPPNFLQRWYGNTTDITGSSSINEVMDEALEIWQDALGLEQPLDIQLVITDLGGTQLGEGQITAVDEEGRPIAGIVTLDDDAAGLGWYSDINTTAFGGTELEGGVAHTADGNSDAVGRYDLLTVLLHEIGHVAGFTQTYAPFGSHVEVGVGGTLSFVGSGFEATLTNDGLHLDDTVHAGDIMNATLDPGVRKLPSVLDTLILQTAHETAANGNFEIQVGVNAPLMANLPTTELLATNTAMNQESAPVITGVESLIDLEIGTIQISSGLSGQNSPVLTQFNLASNHLNLNVSGLNQGELDLTVLEDFSEELVSDLRQNGLAIVGSGETNTALDSDSDETELNLFGLNERVEAGFDDVFSDWSGPIL; encoded by the coding sequence ATGAAGAGCCTGAAAAGATTGTTTGGCCGTAAAACTGCTCGCAAAGTAAACCGTCGTTTGCCATTTCGGGTTTCTCGCCCGATTGGCTATGCAAGCCATGTCGAGCGGCTTGAAGATCGAACTTTACTCGCCAGCAATATTTTAGCTTCGCTCGAAAGTTCAGTAAATCAGCCCAATGACACAACGGAACTGACTCTGAATGTCGGGCCAGGTAGTTCACCCACATTGGGATTTGAAGTTAGAGCGGCTGCCAACTCTGTCTTTGATCCGGCAGCGATCCGCATTTTCGATGCTAATACAAATGCGGTTATTCCGCTGGAACTTGCGGAAAATGATCATAATGGTTCGACGAACTCACTTGCCTTGGCAAATTTAGGTCCTGGTGAATACCGAATCGAAGTTACTGGTCAGACTTCAGACACCGGTGGTTTTGTTATTGATGTATTCTTGCCTGGTGATTCAGATGGTAGTGGTTCTGTCTCAGATACCGAATACCAGCACGCATTAGCGGCCATGCAACAGCATTTGTTTGGTTTCAATAGTGTCACTGCACACTTGATCGTGCAGCAAATGGGATTGGACCCCAGTACGAACTTCTATTCAGAAGAGTTGGATAGTGACAGAGATGGCGATGTCGACAACGATGACTTGTCTTTGATGACCGCGAATCGGAATATCCCTGCTGTTCAATTCGAACTGATTGGTGATCAGGATCCACCTCAGATCATTGCTGGTTTGCAAATCGATTCTGGTGTTTCCAATTCCGATGGGATCACCAACGATTTAACCATCTTGGGGAATATCTCTGATGAGAGCTTGATTACACAATTTAAAGTAGGACTGGATGGGGCTCCCCTGGTCGATTTCGTTGATATCTTCTCACTCATTTCTGGTGGTGCGAATGGTGGCTCGTTTACGCTAACTCGCAGTTGGATAGAGACCAATCTGAACAATGGGAATTCTCTGGAGGGCGGCACGCATACTCTCAGCTTCTTTGCACAGGATGAGCATGACAACAATAACGTCGATTCCTTCTTCGATGTGACTTTCGAGTTGGATGTGACCGATCCCACTGCTACGGGAACACCGATCACAAATCAGAATGAAGATGAAGACTTTGGTTCTTTGGATTTGGGACCTCTGACCGATTTCTTCAATCAGAATGGTGGTACTGCACTCAGCTTCCAGGTCGATAGTATCACGAATCCGATTGTCACCGTGGACTTCTCGTCTGGAAATTTAGTTTTGAACTCAATTCAGGATGCCTTTGGCTCTACTGACATTGTGATTCTGGCAATGGATTTAGCTGGTAACTCTGTTCTCTCAAATTTATTTACCGTTGATGTAAATCCACAGAACGATGCGCCAGTCGCCATCGATGATGCTTTTACGACAGACGAAGACACGGTATTGAACGGTGGCACCAATGTATTTGCCGCGAACCCCACAACGCCTGATTCGGATGTCGAAAATGATCCCTTCACTGTTACGGAAGTCAACGGAAATGCTGCGAGTGTCGGTAATCAGATTACATTAACATCGGGAGCATTGTTGACTCTGAATTCAAATGGTACTTTCACCTATAATCCTAACGGTGCGTTTGACAATTTGGCGGACGGCCAGAGTGATACAGACAGTTTCACGTATACGATTGATGATGGTACAGGTAGCCTGATTACGACCGATACGGCCACTGTGACAGTAACGATCAATGGTCTGAACGATGATGCCTCGATCGGTGGTGACAATGCGGGCGACATGACGGAAGACGAAGCGGGTGACAGCGGCACGCTGACAATAACGGACGTGGATGATGGGGAAGATGTGTTTGTGACACAGTCATCGACAGTGGGAACGCATGGTACCTTCTCGATCGACGCGGCCGGTAACTGGACCTATACCCGGACAGCGGATCTGAATGCGCTGAACGCCGGGGATCAAGTCACCGACACGTTCACCGTGACCTCCAGCGATGGTACGGCAACCGAGGATGTGACGATCACGATCAATGGTCTGAACGATGATGCCTCGATCGGTGGTGACAATGCGGGCGACATGACGGAAGACGAAGCGGGTGACAGCGGCACGCTGACAATAACGGACGTGGATGATGGGGAAGATGTGTTTGTGACACAGTCATCGACAGTGGGAACGCATGGTACCTTCTCGATCGACGCGGCCGGCAACTGGACCTATACCCGGACAGCGGATCTGAATGCGTTGAACGCCGGGGATCAAGTCACCGACACGTTCACCGTGACCTCCAGCGATGGTACGGCAACCGAGGATGTGACGATCACGATCAATGGTCTGAACGATGACGCTTCGATCGGTGGTGACAATGCGGGCGACATGACGGAAGACGAAGCGGGTGACAGCGGCACGCTGACAATAACGGACGTGGATGATGGGGAAGATGTGTTTGTGACACAGTCATCGACAGTGGGAACGCATGGTACCTTCTCGATCGACGCGGCCGGCAACTGGACCTATACCCGGACAGCGGATCTGAATGCATTGAATGCCGGGGATCAAGTCACCGACACATTCACTGTGACTTCCAGCGATGGTACGGCAACCGAGGATGTGACGATCACGATCAATGGTCTGAACGATCCTCCGGTCGCGGAAGCGGATGCGTTTACAACGGACGAAGACACGAGTACCGGCGGTGATCTGTTTGCTGATAACGGGAGTGGTGTGGACAGCGATCCGGACAGTAGCGCGAGTTTCACGATCACGGAAGTGAATGGTGTTTCCGGTAATGTGAACAGCCCGATCATCCTGGCATCGGGTGCGACGTTGACAGTGAATACTGATGGTACTTTCACTTACGATCCTTCGAGCTCGAGCCAGTTCAATGCTTTGGCAGCCGGTGCGCAGGACACGGACAGCTTCGCTTATACGATCGACGATGGGCTGAGTGGTACGGATACGGCCACGGTGACGATTACAATTAATGGTGTGAACGATCCTCCGGTCGCAGAAGCGGATGCGTTCACAACGGACGAAGATACGAGTACCGGTGGTGATCTGTTTGCTGATAACGGGAGTGGTGTGGACAGCGATCCGGATAATGGGGCAAGTTTCACGATCACGGAAGTGAATGGTGTTTCGGGTGATGTGAATAATCCGATCATCTTGGGATCGGGTGCGACGCTGACAGTGAATGCAAATGGTACGTTTACTTATGATCCTTCGAGCTCGAGCCAGTTTAATGCTCTGGCAGACGGTGAGCAGGACACGGACAGCTTCACTTATACGATCGACGATGGTTTGAGTGGTACGGACGTGGCAACGGTGACCATCACGATCAACGGTGTGAACGATCCCGTCACAGCACAAGATGACGCTGTCACGACTAGCAAAAACAACACGATTAATATTGATGTAACAGCCGACAATGGGAATGGTCCTGATACGGATCCTGATACGAATGATATTCTTTCTGTGACTCACATTGCAGATTCATCCATAACCACTACGCCGATAATTACTAATGTTCCGTTCCAGTTAACATCTGGAGCACTACTCACACTTAATGTAGATGGGACCCTAACGTATGATCCGAATGGCCAATTCAATGGTTTAACCCTACCTACTGATACAGCTGAAGATACATTTACCTACACGATCGATGATGGAAATGGTTCAACCAACACGGCGATTGTAACAGTGACTGTTACAGGAAGTAATGAATTACTGATGGTGGTTGGTGCTGGCTTACCTGATATTGAGCGGGATGGTCTCACGTCAGAAGTCATTAACCTGGATAATTTCTTTAACGATGCTGATGCCGGTGATACTATCAGCTATCAGGTTGGAGCAACTCTGGTTGGCGGGGATCCTTTACCAGCAAATTTCTGGGCGAATAATATCTCAATTGAGAATGGGAATGAATTACACATCGACTATAGCATTTTTAGTGATGCCCAGGTTCGGCTGCCTGTGGAGATCACCGTAACAGCTACTTCTAGTGATACGGTATCACCTGACGTTAGTAGTACATTCACGTTAACACCAGATCCTCAAATAACGGCTGAAGTTCGGTTATTGACTCGATCTACAGCATCTTCAGGTCGTGACTTTGTCTTTTTCCGGGCAGAAGCGCCGCTCGGTCCCATACCGGGAGCAGCTCAATTACAGCTTACTAATAACCTGCAAGATCTAGATTTTACTATTTTTCTAAAGGATTATGTCGATCTGGGAACACTAGATTTTGACGGAACAGCGACTCCCAGTGATTCGACTGACGACTTGGGAGTTGTAACTATTGTTGATACAACTACTTTTTCAACGGTGTTTACGATTTATAATTCTGCTTTATCCAATGATGGTATTGTCAAAGATGACGCTGCCTTCACTCTGTCTGGCACATGGGAAGGCTTAAGCAGTGAGATGGTAGACAAGTTGTATAATGGAGATTTGGCTGTTCGGCTTCAAACTCAAGGTGGTTCAACGAGTACTGTTGCAGGTGAAAACATTTCAGCATCACCTGAAGCTGCTAATGTGAATTTGCTGCCTACAACACAGACAGAGTTTGTTAATGGAGAAAATTATGTTGTAGAAATCTGGGTCAGTGATCAATTAGCACAGTCATTGGCTGCACAGTCGGGACTCGAATCAGGCATCGGAGGCCTTCAGGTCGATCTTGAATGGGATGGCAATACTGTTTCGGAACTTCTGGCAGTATTTGTTTCAGGAGAAGCGACCGCCTTTGGCAGTACTTCGGGAGTCACCAGTACTAATGGCGTTACAGGAGTTATTTCTAATATTAATGCCGCAACGTTTGTCCCAGGTATTGCGAAAGATGGAGGTTATGCAAGACTCGGATATGCATTATTTAGAGCGAATTCTATTGTAACAGACGCCGATCCTGCCGAGTTTACAATTTCAATGACTCCCGGACCTAATGTTGATGATGATGCTATCTCCAGGTCGTCGTCAATTGATTTCAGCCAGATTTCACTTGTTGGGGCTTCTGTGACTCATGTTCAGGCACCTGCAGCTCCCTTGCATGGTACCAACGGTCAGGATCAAGGAACCAGCGTTGATTTGATTGTCGTTCAGGAACAAACAGAAATCGATTCAACGGGTCATGCTGTAGCCTTACCCAAAAGTGATGCCTGGGTTGATGAGTGGAGTTCGTTCTGGGTCGAAATTTATATGGAAACTCCGGATGCCAGAGCAATCGCGGAAGCCCTGGTTGATTTGAATTACAATACGGAATTCTTCACTGCCACAGAAATTGAATTTGGTAGTGCTTTTGCTGACAATGGTAATGCTTTGATTGATGATTCCACAGGAATTGTTACCTCATTGCATGCCACTGCAACGTTTGAAGGAGCGGGAAGTCAAAGAACTGCCTTGTTGGCGCGCGTCAAATTTGAATCATTAGAGCAAGATGATGTTACGATTGACTTCGAGGACAAATTCATCGGTCCCCACGATCTTGGACTTTCACTGAGTAACGTCCAGGTTGCGCTCACTGATGGTTTTCATACTTACCTAACAGATGACATCATTGTTGGCGATAGTCCAGAAACAGATTTATGGGCCATTGCCTATGATGTGAATGATGATGATGCCATTAACTTCCGTGATTTGATGATCCTGGCTTCAATTTACGGTGATAATGTACTCGATACGAACTCTCCTTATGTATGGGCTCTTGATGCGGATAAGAGCGGCACAGTAAACTTTAAAGATTTGTCGTTCTTTGCAACGAACTATGGTGTGTACAAAGGCGGTAATCAACAGGTTGCTTATCCTCCTAACTTCCTGCAACGCTGGTATGGTAACACAACAGACATTACAGGCAGTTCCTCCATCAATGAAGTCATGGACGAAGCCCTGGAAATCTGGCAGGATGCACTAGGGTTGGAACAACCGCTTGATATTCAACTGGTGATTACCGACCTAGGTGGAACCCAATTGGGTGAAGGTCAGATTACAGCCGTCGATGAAGAGGGACGTCCCATTGCCGGGATTGTGACACTCGATGATGATGCCGCCGGATTAGGCTGGTATTCTGATATCAACACCACAGCCTTTGGCGGTACTGAATTGGAGGGGGGAGTCGCTCACACGGCTGATGGTAATTCGGATGCAGTCGGCCGTTACGACTTGCTGACGGTATTACTACACGAAATTGGTCACGTCGCCGGGTTCACTCAAACATATGCACCATTCGGCAGTCATGTCGAAGTGGGTGTGGGTGGAACTTTAAGCTTTGTCGGTAGCGGATTTGAAGCAACACTGACGAATGATGGCTTACATTTGGATGATACCGTTCATGCAGGCGACATCATGAATGCGACCTTGGATCCGGGAGTTCGAAAACTGCCTTCCGTGCTGGATACACTCATTCTGCAGACTGCTCATGAAACGGCGGCTAATGGGAACTTCGAAATTCAGGTTGGTGTCAATGCTCCTCTGATGGCGAATCTGCCGACTACTGAGCTGTTGGCAACAAACACTGCCATGAATCAGGAATCTGCTCCCGTTATTACTGGTGTTGAGTCACTTATTGACTTGGAAATTGGTACCATCCAAATTTCCAGCGGTCTTTCAGGTCAGAACAGCCCTGTGTTAACACAATTCAATCTGGCATCAAACCACTTGAATCTTAATGTTTCTGGTTTGAATCAGGGGGAACTCGATCTGACGGTTCTCGAAGATTTCAGCGAAGAATTGGTCAGTGACCTGCGTCAAAATGGCTTAGCAATTGTGGGGAGTGGTGAAACGAACACTGCTCTTGACTCCGATTCGGATGAGACAGAACTAAATCTATTCGGATTGAATGAGCGAGTTGAAGCCGGATTTGATGATGTCTTCTCTGACTGGTCAGGACCAATCCTCTAG
- a CDS encoding porin, with amino-acid sequence MNSQRIRVGGWLDQGFTGNFQKPSNNFNLPVTFNDRSNEYQMNQLYLFMEREVDFGGDELDWGFRADLLYGTDYFFTTAIGLETNTDGSAHWNSSDGPRRSGGNTFAMYGVALPQLYAELYIPWLSGVSVKAGHFYTPIGYEKVTAPDNFFYSHSYSMQYGEPFTHTGILSTFQVSDQLQLLAGIARGWDAWEDPNDDAELLAGIGWVSSDQATNVNLALSSGDQDTNVDASANRTIISFVLSHQFNDCLTYVFQSDFGIQDNGAINNQFQVVPAKWYSINQYLYYDVSDTLAWGARFEWFRDQDFSRVVQLSPPFASGGNYFELTVGANWKPHPCVTVRPELRFDWSDTSSPLLNVQGPYRNFQADYQVLLGGDVIIRF; translated from the coding sequence ATGAATTCTCAGAGAATCAGAGTCGGTGGCTGGCTCGACCAGGGCTTTACCGGGAACTTTCAGAAACCATCAAACAATTTCAATCTACCAGTCACCTTCAATGATCGCTCTAACGAATATCAGATGAACCAGCTTTATCTGTTCATGGAACGTGAAGTTGATTTTGGAGGCGATGAACTGGATTGGGGCTTCCGCGCCGACTTACTCTATGGTACCGACTATTTCTTTACCACTGCAATTGGGCTTGAAACAAACACTGATGGTTCGGCTCACTGGAACAGCTCGGATGGACCACGACGTAGCGGTGGCAACACATTTGCCATGTATGGTGTCGCATTACCCCAATTGTATGCAGAACTTTATATTCCCTGGCTTTCTGGTGTGAGCGTCAAAGCAGGGCACTTTTATACTCCCATTGGATATGAAAAAGTAACCGCACCAGACAACTTCTTTTATTCACACTCTTATTCCATGCAATATGGAGAGCCATTCACCCACACAGGTATTCTGTCGACATTCCAGGTGAGCGATCAGCTCCAATTGTTAGCTGGTATTGCTCGAGGCTGGGATGCCTGGGAAGATCCCAATGATGATGCAGAATTACTAGCGGGGATTGGCTGGGTCAGCAGTGATCAAGCAACAAATGTAAATCTTGCATTATCTTCTGGAGACCAAGACACAAATGTCGACGCCAGTGCGAACCGCACTATCATTAGCTTTGTTTTGTCTCATCAATTCAATGACTGCCTGACCTATGTGTTTCAGAGTGACTTCGGAATCCAGGACAACGGAGCGATCAATAATCAATTTCAAGTGGTCCCTGCGAAATGGTATTCAATCAATCAATATCTGTACTATGATGTATCTGATACTTTGGCATGGGGAGCCCGCTTTGAATGGTTCCGGGATCAGGATTTCTCTCGTGTTGTTCAGTTATCTCCCCCGTTTGCTTCAGGTGGCAACTACTTTGAATTAACAGTAGGAGCCAACTGGAAGCCTCATCCGTGTGTCACAGTTCGACCAGAACTACGATTTGACTGGTCTGATACGAGTTCTCCCTTACTGAACGTCCAAGGTCCCTACCGTAACTTCCAGGCCGACTATCAGGTATTACTTGGTGGCGATGTAATCATTCGGTTCTAA
- a CDS encoding DUF3467 domain-containing protein, with protein sequence MSAKKDDKPAEETMETAPEEAQAPAQQQQQVKVNDTDVAASYANFCRVSSTPEELILDLGLNPQPLDPANTEINVGQRIILNHYTAKRLLSALSMALQRHEQAFGVLETDIRKRVVRQQT encoded by the coding sequence GTGAGTGCTAAGAAAGATGACAAACCAGCTGAAGAAACAATGGAAACCGCTCCAGAGGAGGCTCAAGCTCCAGCCCAACAGCAGCAACAGGTCAAAGTCAATGATACTGATGTCGCTGCCAGCTATGCCAATTTCTGCCGTGTTTCAAGTACTCCAGAAGAATTGATTCTGGACTTGGGATTGAATCCACAACCTCTTGATCCTGCTAATACAGAGATCAATGTCGGTCAGCGTATTATTCTGAATCATTATACTGCGAAACGATTGCTGAGTGCCCTCTCAATGGCATTGCAAAGGCATGAACAGGCATTCGGAGTGTTGGAAACAGACATTCGTAAGCGAGTCGTACGTCAGCAGACTTAG
- a CDS encoding cation diffusion facilitator family transporter: protein MVASDSPDHSSSTTQTPMLDVFPERLELSQDVSRLRRRRTARLIKVSWMGISVRLFVIIMELIGLWFLGHSVLLVDALASSADVLTSFAILFAIRLAERPPDDDHPFGHGRYEPLAGFQLGLLILVVGAGTFAYQLFAAISHAQSEIIGWVSWMIPLFATILLEMTCRIVLKMAKQEKSSAMIAEAYHYRVDAITSLVAAFGLLIASQISEYGHLIDHITAMILAIIMIYLGWIAARENLNELTDKIPHQNYFDQVKLSTLKVEGVLDVEKVRIQTAGPDAHVDIDIEVNPNETVAQAHLIAQRVRHQIQLDWPNVREVVVHVEPYYEADH, encoded by the coding sequence ATGGTTGCTTCTGATTCCCCAGATCATTCCAGCTCTACCACTCAAACCCCTATGTTGGACGTGTTCCCCGAACGCTTAGAACTATCACAAGATGTTTCTCGTCTCCGTCGAAGGAGAACAGCCCGACTCATCAAAGTTTCCTGGATGGGGATTTCTGTTCGTTTGTTTGTCATTATCATGGAGTTAATCGGGCTTTGGTTTCTGGGTCATTCTGTTCTACTCGTAGATGCACTGGCGAGTAGTGCGGATGTTTTAACATCATTCGCCATTTTATTCGCAATTCGTTTAGCAGAACGCCCACCTGATGATGATCATCCTTTTGGTCATGGTCGTTATGAACCCCTGGCAGGCTTTCAATTAGGCTTACTGATTCTTGTGGTGGGGGCAGGCACTTTTGCCTATCAACTGTTCGCTGCGATCAGTCATGCCCAATCAGAGATAATAGGCTGGGTCAGTTGGATGATTCCCTTGTTCGCTACGATTTTGCTGGAGATGACTTGCCGTATTGTCTTGAAAATGGCGAAACAGGAAAAAAGCTCAGCGATGATAGCGGAAGCCTATCACTATCGTGTCGATGCAATTACGAGTCTGGTGGCTGCCTTCGGTTTACTCATTGCCAGCCAAATTTCTGAGTACGGCCACTTGATTGATCATATCACTGCAATGATTCTTGCAATCATTATGATTTATTTGGGATGGATTGCTGCCAGAGAAAATCTTAATGAACTGACAGATAAGATTCCTCATCAAAATTATTTCGATCAGGTAAAGTTATCTACATTAAAAGTGGAAGGTGTTCTGGATGTGGAAAAGGTGAGAATTCAGACAGCCGGCCCTGATGCGCACGTAGATATCGATATCGAAGTCAATCCTAACGAAACGGTTGCCCAGGCCCATTTAATAGCGCAACGAGTTCGCCACCAGATTCAACTCGATTGGCCGAATGTGAGAGAAGTGGTTGTGCATGTAGAGCCTTATTACGAAGCGGATCATTAG